In Ipomoea triloba cultivar NCNSP0323 chromosome 15, ASM357664v1, one genomic interval encodes:
- the LOC116006460 gene encoding disease resistance protein TAO1-like isoform X3, whose product MVEFEDMASASSSATPSQSTPKFTYDVFLSFRGEDTRKNIVDHLYDRLKQIGIHTFKDDERLEKGQQISPTLLQAIQQSRFAVVVFSKNYASSTWCLDELAKIMECKENLNQVVVPIFYDIEPSHVRKQTASFKEAFAKHEKNEGKERVERWRKALTEAGNIAGHDLHGAEYNGYELKCIKAVIAHISKQLPPPPSVQKGFVGLESRLEKVRMKLKVWDEDAKLVLGLWGMGGIGKTTIARAAFERFSSAFDGSCFLADVRKHGMEALQKKLLSNVLKENSIDIDDVDKGIRIIQERLKLKRVLIVLDDVDHDDQLYKLVGDGEWLYNGSRIIITTRVKHLFTQFSIVVEPYEVEKLDEEKALELFSWHAFKKESPEKGFENLCTSFVAYAGGLPLALKVWGSFLRGQTKQTMWENTLENIKDIPEGEVIKMLRISYDGLGEECKNVFLDIVCFFRDEHRYIVEEVLNCCKLHPNINISVLIDRCLLFESFGYIDMHDLIYEMGLNIARNTGRRICRLEDLEDEPKVVEGLLLSFDSDENISPCIDSFKQMTKLKMLIVKYHERYRCSSESHLKSIEALKETGIMNYLPRSLMVLKFPHYPWSKLFFSMEMKKLTYLDLSASGSLLETPNFEKMPNLMNLNLSNCMKLKTIHPSIANLRKLVKLNLGGCSNLAKFPIFNQEMKSITSLDLSCCSLLETPNFAMMPNLKELRLLYCEKLKEIHPSFGNLTELEKFCSFGCSTLEKLPNINKEMKSITSLDLSYCHSLLETPNFAMMPNLKELCLLNCEKLKEIHPSFGNLTELEKFCSFGCSTLEKLPNINKEMKSITKFDLKNWCSLFETLNFGMMPNWKKFGISYLGKLDEIHPNFRNLKKLVKFWIHGCNTLEKLSNINKEMKRIMNLDLKNCCSLLETLNFSMMPNLKILRLSIYEKLEEIRPSFENLTELEELCIDGCSTLEKFPNINKEMKSITYLDPKNCCSLLETPNFAMMPNLKQLRLSEWEKLKEIHPSFENLTELEELCIDGCSTLEKLPNINKEMKSITHLELENCCSLLKTQNFAMMTNLKQLRLSKCEKLKEIHPSFENLTELEKLYIDGCSTLEKLPNINKEMKSITHLELENCCSLLKTPNFAMMTNFKQLRLSKCEKLKEIHPSFENLTELEKLYINGCSTLEKLPNINKEMKSIKHLELENCCSLLETPNFAMMPNLNQLRLSKCEKLKEIHPSFENLTELEKLYIDGCSTLEKLPNINKEMKSITHLELENCYSLLETPNFAMMPNLK is encoded by the exons ATGGTCGAGTTCGAGGATATGGCTTCTGCCTCTTCTTCTGCTACCCCTTCACAATCAACTCCCAAATTCACTTATGATGTTTTCTTGAGCTTTCGAGGGGAAGATACTCGCAAGAACATCGTGGATCACCTTTACGATCGGCTGAAACAAATAGGGATCCACACCTTCAAAGATGACGAGCGGCTGGAGAAAGGACAGCAGATTTCTCCCACTCTCCTACAAGCTATTCAACAATCAAGATTTGCAGTTGTGGTCTTCTCCAAAAATTATGCATCCTCAACCTGGTGTCTAGACGAACTTGCAAAAATCATGGAATGCAAAGAAAATCTCAACCAGGTTGTGGTGCCAATTTTCTACGACATAGAGCCTTCACATGTGCGCAAACAAACTGCAAGTTTTAAAGAAGCATTTGCCAAACATGAAAAGAATGAGGGCAAGGAGAGGGTTGAAAGATGGAGGAAAGCTTTGACAGAGGCAGGCAATATTGCAGGGCACGATTTGCACGGTGCTGAGTATAACGG GTATGAATTAAAGTGTATCAAAGCAGTCATTGCTCACATATCGAAACAGTTGCCTCCACCTCCAAGTGTCCAAAAAGGTTTCGTTGGATTAGAGTCACGGCTTGAAAAAGTAAGAATGAAGTTGAAAGTGTGGGATGAAGATGCTAAGTTGGTATTAGGCCTTTGGGGTATGGGCGGTATTGGGAAAACAACCATTGCAAGAGCGGCTTTTGAACGATTTTCTAGTGCATTTGATGGCTCATGTTTTCTTGCTGATGTTAGAAAACATGGGATGGAAGCCTTGCAAAAGAAACTCCTATCCAATGTTTTGAAGGAAAATTCAATTGATATAGATGATGTGGATAAAGGAATTCGTATTATACAGGAAAGGCTTAAATTGAAGAGAGTGTTAATTGTTCTTGATGATGTAGACCATGAtgatcaattatataaattggttggAGATGGTGAATGGCTTTACAATGGTAGTAGAATCATCATAACTACTAGAGTCAAGCATTTATTCACTCAATTTAGCATTGTTGTTGAACCTTATGAAGTAGAGAAATTGGATGAAGAAAAAGCTTTAGAACTATTTAGTTGGCATGCTTTTAAGAAAGAATCTCCAGAAAAAGGCTTTGAAAATCTGTGTACATCTTTTGTAGCTTATGCTGGTGGTCTTCCATTAGCCCTTAAAGTCTGGGGTTCTTTTTTACGTGGTCAAACAAAGCAAACAATGTGGGAGAACACACTAGAGAATATTAAAGACATACCAGAAGGggaagttattaaaatgctaaGGATAAGTTATGATGGACTGGGTGAGGAGTGcaaaaatgtatttttggaTATAGTATGCTTTTTTCGGGATGAGCACCGATATATTGTAGAGGAAGTACTTAATTGTTGTAAATTACATCCTAATATAAACATATCAGTGCTTATTGATAGATGTCTTCTATTTGAATCATTTGGATATATTGATATGCATGATTTGATATATGAAATGGGGTTGAATATTGCAAGAAACACAGGGAGAAGGATATGTCGGCTTGAAGACCTTGAGGAT gAGCCTAAGGTGGTAGAAGGTCTTTTGCTTTCATTCGACAGTGATGAGAATATTAGCCCTTGTATTGACTCTTTCAAACAAATGACAAAACTGAAGATGCTCATTGTTAAATATCATGAACGCTATCGTTGTAGCTCAGAATCTCATCTAAAAAGTATTGAAGCTTTGAAAGAGACAGGCATTATGAATTATCTCCCAAGGAGTTTGATGGTGCTCAAATTCCCACATTATCCATGGTCAAAGCTTTTTTTCTCAATG GAAATGAAGAAACTTACCTATTTGGATCTGAGCGCATCCGGCTCTTTATTAGAAACCCCAAATTTTGAAAAGATGCCAAACTTGATGAATTTAAACCTTTCAAACTGTATGAAATTAAAAACGATCCACCCATCTATTGCAAATCTTAGGAAActtgtaaaattaaatttaggTGGATGCAGCAACCTTGCAAAGTTTCCCATCTTCAATCAA GAAATGAAAAGCATTACCTCTTTGGATCTTTCTTGTTGCTCTTTGTTAGAAACACCAAATTTTGCTATGATGCCGAACTTGAAAGAATTACGCCTTTTATACTGtgagaaattgaaagag atcCACCCATCTTTTGGAAATCTTACAGAACTTGAGAAGTTTTGTTCATTTGGATGTAGTACCCTTGAAAAGCTTCCCAACATTAACAAG GAAATGAAAAGCATTACCTCTTTGGATCTTTCATATTGTCACTCTTTGTTAGAAACACCAAATTTTGCTATGATGCCGAACTTGAAAGAATTATGCCTTTTAAACTGtgagaaattgaaagagatcCACCCATCTTTTGGAAATCTTACAGAACTTGAGAAGTTTTGTTCATTTGGATGTAGTACCCTTGAAAAGCTTCCCAACATTAACAAG GAAATGAAGAGCATTACGAAATTCGATCTTAAAAATTGGTGTTCTTTGTTCgaaacactaaattttggaaTGATGCCGAACTGGAagaaatttggaatatcatatCTTGGGAAACTGGATGAGATCCATCCAAATTTTAGAAATCTCAAGAAACTTGTGAAGTTTTGGATTCATGGATGTAATACCCTTGAAAAGCTTTCCAACATTAACAAG GAAATGAAGCGCATTATGAATCTCGATCTTAAAAATTGTTGTTCTTTGTTAGAAACACTAAATTTTTCTATGATGCCGAACTTGAAGATATTACGACTTTCAATATATGAGAAATTGGAAGAAATCCGCCCATCTTTTGAAAATCTCACGGAACTTGAAGAGTTGTGTATTGATGGATGTAGTACCCTTGAAAAGTTTCCCAACATTAACAAG GAAATGAAGAGCATTACGTATTTGGATCCCAAAAATTGTTGTTCTTTGTTAGAAACACCAAATTTTGCTATGATGCCGAACTTGAAGCAATTACGACTTTCAGAGTGGgagaaattgaaagagatcCACCCATCTTTTGAAAATCTCACGGAACTTGAAGAATTGTGTATTGATGGATGTAGTACCCTTGAAAAGCTTCCCAACATTAACAAG GAAATGAAGAGTATTACGCATTTAGAACTTGAAAATTGTTGTTCTTTgttaaaaacacaaaattttgcTATGATGACGAACTTGAAGCAATTACGACTTTCAAAGTGtgagaaattgaaagagatcCACCCATCTTTTGAAAATCTCACGGAACTTGAAAAGTTGTATATTGATGGATGTAGTACCCTAGAAAAGCTTCCCAACATTAACAAG GAAATGAAGAGTATTACGCATTTAGAACTTGAAAATTGTTGTTCTTTGTTAAAAACACCAAATTTTGCTATGATGACGAACTTCAAGCAATTACGACTTTCAAAGTGtgagaaattgaaagagatcCACCCATCTTTTGAAAATCTCACGGAACTTGAAAAGTTGTATATTAATGGATGTAGTACCCTAGAAAAGCTTCCCAACATTAACAAG GAAATGAAGAGCATTAAACATTTGGAACTTGAAAATTGTTGTTCTTTGTTAGAAACACCAAATTTTGCTATGATGCCGAACTTGAATCAATTACGACTTTCAAAGTGtgagaaattgaaagagatcCACCCATCTTTTGAAAATCTCACGGAACTTGAAAAGTTGTATATTGATGGATGTAGTACCCTAGAAAAGCTTCCCAACATTAACAAG GAAATGAAGAGCATTACGCATTTGGAACTTGAAAATTGTTATTCTTTGTTAGAAACACCAAATTTTGCTATGATGCCGAACTTGAAGTAA
- the LOC116006460 gene encoding disease resistance protein TAO1-like isoform X1, translating into MVEFEDMASASSSATPSQSTPKFTYDVFLSFRGEDTRKNIVDHLYDRLKQIGIHTFKDDERLEKGQQISPTLLQAIQQSRFAVVVFSKNYASSTWCLDELAKIMECKENLNQVVVPIFYDIEPSHVRKQTASFKEAFAKHEKNEGKERVERWRKALTEAGNIAGHDLHGAEYNGYELKCIKAVIAHISKQLPPPPSVQKGFVGLESRLEKVRMKLKVWDEDAKLVLGLWGMGGIGKTTIARAAFERFSSAFDGSCFLADVRKHGMEALQKKLLSNVLKENSIDIDDVDKGIRIIQERLKLKRVLIVLDDVDHDDQLYKLVGDGEWLYNGSRIIITTRVKHLFTQFSIVVEPYEVEKLDEEKALELFSWHAFKKESPEKGFENLCTSFVAYAGGLPLALKVWGSFLRGQTKQTMWENTLENIKDIPEGEVIKMLRISYDGLGEECKNVFLDIVCFFRDEHRYIVEEVLNCCKLHPNINISVLIDRCLLFESFGYIDMHDLIYEMGLNIARNTGRRICRLEDLEDEPKVVEGLLLSFDSDENISPCIDSFKQMTKLKMLIVKYHERYRCSSESHLKSIEALKETGIMNYLPRSLMVLKFPHYPWSKLFFSMEMKKLTYLDLSASGSLLETPNFEKMPNLMNLNLSNCMKLKTIHPSIANLRKLVKLNLGGCSNLAKFPIFNQEMKSITSLDLSCCSLLETPNFAMMPNLKELRLLYCEKLKEIHPSFGNLTELEKFCSFGCSTLEKLPNINKEMKSITSLDLSYCHSLLETPNFAMMPNLKELCLLNCEKLKEIHPSFGNLTELEKFCSFGCSTLEKLPNINKEMKSITSLDLSYCRSLLETPNFAKMPNLKELRLQKCEKLKEIHPSFKNLTELEKLYINECSTLEKLPNINKEMKSITKFDLKNWCSLFETLNFGMMPNWKKFGISYLGKLDEIHPNFRNLKKLVKFWIHGCNTLEKLSNINKEMKRIMNLDLKNCCSLLETLNFSMMPNLKILRLSIYEKLEEIRPSFENLTELEELCIDGCSTLEKFPNINKEMKSITYLDPKNCCSLLETPNFAMMPNLKQLRLSEWEKLKEIHPSFENLTELEELCIDGCSTLEKLPNINKEMKSITHLELENCCSLLKTQNFAMMTNLKQLRLSKCEKLKEIHPSFENLTELEKLYIDGCSTLEKLPNINKEMKSITHLELENCCSLLKTPNFAMMTNFKQLRLSKCEKLKEIHPSFENLTELEKLYINGCSTLEKLPNINKEMKSIKHLELENCCSLLETPNFAMMPNLNQLRLSKCEKLKEIHPSFENLTELEKLYIDGCSTLEKLPNINKEMKSITHLELENCYSLLETPNFAMMPNLK; encoded by the exons ATGGTCGAGTTCGAGGATATGGCTTCTGCCTCTTCTTCTGCTACCCCTTCACAATCAACTCCCAAATTCACTTATGATGTTTTCTTGAGCTTTCGAGGGGAAGATACTCGCAAGAACATCGTGGATCACCTTTACGATCGGCTGAAACAAATAGGGATCCACACCTTCAAAGATGACGAGCGGCTGGAGAAAGGACAGCAGATTTCTCCCACTCTCCTACAAGCTATTCAACAATCAAGATTTGCAGTTGTGGTCTTCTCCAAAAATTATGCATCCTCAACCTGGTGTCTAGACGAACTTGCAAAAATCATGGAATGCAAAGAAAATCTCAACCAGGTTGTGGTGCCAATTTTCTACGACATAGAGCCTTCACATGTGCGCAAACAAACTGCAAGTTTTAAAGAAGCATTTGCCAAACATGAAAAGAATGAGGGCAAGGAGAGGGTTGAAAGATGGAGGAAAGCTTTGACAGAGGCAGGCAATATTGCAGGGCACGATTTGCACGGTGCTGAGTATAACGG GTATGAATTAAAGTGTATCAAAGCAGTCATTGCTCACATATCGAAACAGTTGCCTCCACCTCCAAGTGTCCAAAAAGGTTTCGTTGGATTAGAGTCACGGCTTGAAAAAGTAAGAATGAAGTTGAAAGTGTGGGATGAAGATGCTAAGTTGGTATTAGGCCTTTGGGGTATGGGCGGTATTGGGAAAACAACCATTGCAAGAGCGGCTTTTGAACGATTTTCTAGTGCATTTGATGGCTCATGTTTTCTTGCTGATGTTAGAAAACATGGGATGGAAGCCTTGCAAAAGAAACTCCTATCCAATGTTTTGAAGGAAAATTCAATTGATATAGATGATGTGGATAAAGGAATTCGTATTATACAGGAAAGGCTTAAATTGAAGAGAGTGTTAATTGTTCTTGATGATGTAGACCATGAtgatcaattatataaattggttggAGATGGTGAATGGCTTTACAATGGTAGTAGAATCATCATAACTACTAGAGTCAAGCATTTATTCACTCAATTTAGCATTGTTGTTGAACCTTATGAAGTAGAGAAATTGGATGAAGAAAAAGCTTTAGAACTATTTAGTTGGCATGCTTTTAAGAAAGAATCTCCAGAAAAAGGCTTTGAAAATCTGTGTACATCTTTTGTAGCTTATGCTGGTGGTCTTCCATTAGCCCTTAAAGTCTGGGGTTCTTTTTTACGTGGTCAAACAAAGCAAACAATGTGGGAGAACACACTAGAGAATATTAAAGACATACCAGAAGGggaagttattaaaatgctaaGGATAAGTTATGATGGACTGGGTGAGGAGTGcaaaaatgtatttttggaTATAGTATGCTTTTTTCGGGATGAGCACCGATATATTGTAGAGGAAGTACTTAATTGTTGTAAATTACATCCTAATATAAACATATCAGTGCTTATTGATAGATGTCTTCTATTTGAATCATTTGGATATATTGATATGCATGATTTGATATATGAAATGGGGTTGAATATTGCAAGAAACACAGGGAGAAGGATATGTCGGCTTGAAGACCTTGAGGAT gAGCCTAAGGTGGTAGAAGGTCTTTTGCTTTCATTCGACAGTGATGAGAATATTAGCCCTTGTATTGACTCTTTCAAACAAATGACAAAACTGAAGATGCTCATTGTTAAATATCATGAACGCTATCGTTGTAGCTCAGAATCTCATCTAAAAAGTATTGAAGCTTTGAAAGAGACAGGCATTATGAATTATCTCCCAAGGAGTTTGATGGTGCTCAAATTCCCACATTATCCATGGTCAAAGCTTTTTTTCTCAATG GAAATGAAGAAACTTACCTATTTGGATCTGAGCGCATCCGGCTCTTTATTAGAAACCCCAAATTTTGAAAAGATGCCAAACTTGATGAATTTAAACCTTTCAAACTGTATGAAATTAAAAACGATCCACCCATCTATTGCAAATCTTAGGAAActtgtaaaattaaatttaggTGGATGCAGCAACCTTGCAAAGTTTCCCATCTTCAATCAA GAAATGAAAAGCATTACCTCTTTGGATCTTTCTTGTTGCTCTTTGTTAGAAACACCAAATTTTGCTATGATGCCGAACTTGAAAGAATTACGCCTTTTATACTGtgagaaattgaaagag atcCACCCATCTTTTGGAAATCTTACAGAACTTGAGAAGTTTTGTTCATTTGGATGTAGTACCCTTGAAAAGCTTCCCAACATTAACAAG GAAATGAAAAGCATTACCTCTTTGGATCTTTCATATTGTCACTCTTTGTTAGAAACACCAAATTTTGCTATGATGCCGAACTTGAAAGAATTATGCCTTTTAAACTGtgagaaattgaaagagatcCACCCATCTTTTGGAAATCTTACAGAACTTGAGAAGTTTTGTTCATTTGGATGTAGTACCCTTGAAAAGCTTCCCAACATTAACAAG GAAATGAAAAGCATTACCTCTTTGGATCTTTCATATTGTCGCTCTTTGTTAGAAACACCAAATTTTGCTAAGATGCCGAACTTGAAAGAATTACGACttcaaaaatgtgaaaaattgAAAGAGATCCACCCATCTTTTAAAAATCTCACGGAACTTGAAAAGTTGTATATTAATGAATGTAGTACCCTTGAAAAGCTTCCCAACATTAACAAG GAAATGAAGAGCATTACGAAATTCGATCTTAAAAATTGGTGTTCTTTGTTCgaaacactaaattttggaaTGATGCCGAACTGGAagaaatttggaatatcatatCTTGGGAAACTGGATGAGATCCATCCAAATTTTAGAAATCTCAAGAAACTTGTGAAGTTTTGGATTCATGGATGTAATACCCTTGAAAAGCTTTCCAACATTAACAAG GAAATGAAGCGCATTATGAATCTCGATCTTAAAAATTGTTGTTCTTTGTTAGAAACACTAAATTTTTCTATGATGCCGAACTTGAAGATATTACGACTTTCAATATATGAGAAATTGGAAGAAATCCGCCCATCTTTTGAAAATCTCACGGAACTTGAAGAGTTGTGTATTGATGGATGTAGTACCCTTGAAAAGTTTCCCAACATTAACAAG GAAATGAAGAGCATTACGTATTTGGATCCCAAAAATTGTTGTTCTTTGTTAGAAACACCAAATTTTGCTATGATGCCGAACTTGAAGCAATTACGACTTTCAGAGTGGgagaaattgaaagagatcCACCCATCTTTTGAAAATCTCACGGAACTTGAAGAATTGTGTATTGATGGATGTAGTACCCTTGAAAAGCTTCCCAACATTAACAAG GAAATGAAGAGTATTACGCATTTAGAACTTGAAAATTGTTGTTCTTTgttaaaaacacaaaattttgcTATGATGACGAACTTGAAGCAATTACGACTTTCAAAGTGtgagaaattgaaagagatcCACCCATCTTTTGAAAATCTCACGGAACTTGAAAAGTTGTATATTGATGGATGTAGTACCCTAGAAAAGCTTCCCAACATTAACAAG GAAATGAAGAGTATTACGCATTTAGAACTTGAAAATTGTTGTTCTTTGTTAAAAACACCAAATTTTGCTATGATGACGAACTTCAAGCAATTACGACTTTCAAAGTGtgagaaattgaaagagatcCACCCATCTTTTGAAAATCTCACGGAACTTGAAAAGTTGTATATTAATGGATGTAGTACCCTAGAAAAGCTTCCCAACATTAACAAG GAAATGAAGAGCATTAAACATTTGGAACTTGAAAATTGTTGTTCTTTGTTAGAAACACCAAATTTTGCTATGATGCCGAACTTGAATCAATTACGACTTTCAAAGTGtgagaaattgaaagagatcCACCCATCTTTTGAAAATCTCACGGAACTTGAAAAGTTGTATATTGATGGATGTAGTACCCTAGAAAAGCTTCCCAACATTAACAAG GAAATGAAGAGCATTACGCATTTGGAACTTGAAAATTGTTATTCTTTGTTAGAAACACCAAATTTTGCTATGATGCCGAACTTGAAGTAA